Sequence from the Castanea sativa cultivar Marrone di Chiusa Pesio chromosome 12, ASM4071231v1 genome:
TTGAGCATTCATGTTTCTTTCGTCAGGTTGATTTAAGTGATGGGGACATAGAACTTCTCATGGGTGCATTCTATGTCCCTCCAGAGGACCCTCCATCCAGTTTATCCCTTACCACTACTGATGTTTCAACTCCGATCACTGTCAAATCTTCTCATAAAGAAACACAATCTGAACCAACATTGGCTCCAGCATCTCAAGAATTGCCTGAGCAAGCTGAATACCATCCAATTAATTGCATAACAAGATTTGACGATGTAGCACCCCTTGCATGTAAAGATGATTATAATGCAAATGCTGCAGAAAATCAAGCGGCAGAAGTAAATACTACAGAAGTGAGAATGAATTTTACTTTCAGCTTAAAACAGTtgtcaatattattattttatgggaatttgaattgcaaataactaaaaatatatacttatCTCAGTAATTCATTTGTCTTCCATCAGGTTGACCTCGATCTGGATATGGACAAAGCCTTCGAAGGGTTCTATATCCCTCCACCAGGGCCAGTAGATTGCAACCTTTTCTCCCCATCAACTTTAACCCCCGTTACTGCTGTTTCATATTCTACCACAGCTGAAGCTTCTCTTGAAGCACAGTCTATGCGAGTCCCAGCTTCTGTGTCTCCAGAATTAGGAAGTGAAGCTGACAATTATCGCACAAGTTTTCGATGTCTTCCTGAAGAAATTTCTGATGGAATAACAACTAAGACTGTAGTGCCCATTGAGTACAATGGTTATAAAACTTATGTTGCAAAAAATCAAGTGGCAGAAGTGACATCTGATGAGGTGAGGAaagaattaaattcaatcataaaACAATAACATCTCTCTTCCAAGGGTTGTTAACTAGTTAAGTACCTATCTTATTCATTTATATTTCTAACATCAGGCTGATTTGCAGGTGGAGGCAGGCTCAAATATGTTCCCTGACACACCACAGCCACTAGGTTACGACATGTTATCCCCATTACACTCGCACATGCAAGCAGAGTTAGGTTCTTCTCGCATCCCTTACCCTTTTACCAATGACTTAAACAGCGGTTATTGGAGGGTGCATCACCAAGATATTGCTTTTGATGATGGGACCCTGAAAAACATGGTCTCTGATAAGGACAATGGGTCATGCAGTGGGTCAGATGCCAATCTGGTAAGTGAAAACTCTCAAGATATTGTTTATTAATTGATCTTGCAAGTTTTTCGAAGAAAATTTAAGTTGTGTTAATTTGCAGCTGAAGACTTTTTATACTCCTTTGTGGGTACTTTTTGAGTTATTCAATGTGGTTTATTTGTATCTTTTATCTTCAGATAAATTGGTCTTCTAAAAGCTAACCTTGCAGTGTTATTATGTACAGCTGTTTGCGTTTGAGGATCCAGAATGGGTGTCGCTTGATGAGATCTTCAATCCAGAGGTTTCATCAGGGTTGTTAAAATCAGGATCATCTCTAGGAGGGTCTGCGGGATCAGATCATAGGATCTGATTGAAGATACACTTACTAATATTAGTAAgggtaaaaattaaaagaattattagTCTTTCTTGGAAAGAATTtatccaagaaaaaagaaagaaagaaagttgtTCTCAGAACAGAgtaaaagaatttttattacTCTTTGAAGACAAATTGGAGCTCTTCCTTTTCCCACATACATACATTTGCAAACATTCCCCAAAGTCTCCTCAACCCGATTCACTCTTTTTCACCACAAAAGATAATTTTAGTATATTCCAACCATCTTTCCCTCTACTCTCCCCTCTGCCCCTTCCATTTCATTCCAGTCCAAACATAGTGCTATTGTCTTTTACAAACCACAGACCCATGGTATTTTACATTCAAAAGCCTACTTCCTCCTTCAACAACTCAAATTGACTACCACCCTAtttccctctactctcctctgcCCTAccccacccccccaaaaaactctaaaaaagaCTACCAGATTGGGCTTATTTCAGCTCCAAGCTCCAAGGTGAATTTAAAGGTTTCACTTGGAAAACCCAATCTAGGTCAGGATTTTAATTAATCCTGTTCTTAATAGACTTCTAGTTCTGGTTGAAGTCATTGATTTTTAAGATTTGTAGAATTGTGAGATCGAAGATCCTTGATTGAGATTTTAACAACCCCTGGACTCTGTTACAGAGTGAAACAAGTACAATCGATTACTGTACCGTCACTTCTCGTGTATAATGTTGAGGTGTGCTGGACAGCCTTGGTGTTCTTATGAGAGGACCTTACAAGTACAATGCGTCCTCATTTCCTGGTGCTGTgaacaaattatatatgtatatactgAATTAAGCTATCGTTTGGAATTAGTATGAGGATTTGGCAACTACGCAAATGGAAGCAAGGCTTCATTGTTGTTAAATCTGTATGCAGTGTGATTTATGTTTAAGCTGTACTGATAATTGTCTACTTTTGTAAACATGAAATGATATGTATTCTTAAGTCGACCGATGATTTTCGTTAATGTTATCATCTTTAaagtttggatgtttaaaatgGGTATGCTGGAATGTGGTTGTTTTTAGTTGCTTGTGTGTGTTTAGACAAGAAGAATGCATGAAAACTGAAATCAAGTTGAGCTAGAATTGAAGCATGTACAATGAAAAAGGCTGGTGTACACAGGATTGGAATGAGTGACATGGTCCAGGACCTCCAGATTGAAGGTGTCATAATCAGGTTATAATCCAGTAGTTAAATGCAGGAATGTCTTCAGGTAAAGATTTAATGGTTGTTGAATTTCaatgttttattattaatgttgATATTATTCTAAGTGCATATATTCAAGCTTGAAGGATGGGTTGCTTGCTATGGTGGTAGTTTTACAATTGAAACTCACACAATTTTGTTTCAGAATATTCGATAAATCATCTTACATAAGTTTAAGGTGACCTAAAGCTTGGCTAATTCATATTCAGAATTTGTTAGCTATGGTAGACATTTTTATGTACTTAGGATGTTCACTTTTGACTTTCAAAACCTATTATTCTTGCTTTTctgttttcttaattttgttttggagtGGATCTTTTCCGAGGCTTGCTTCGAAAGGAATTGGGCTGTTTGGTATAGCATTTTCagcaacaattttcaatttttcaacattacacgtatttttacacacttttttatccacacatatttccaaaaaatagaaacaatgtTACTAAAACAACTTTACCAAGCGGGCCCTAAGACTTAGAAGCAACTTTTTTGTTGATTAAAAGGTaagttttttgaaaagaaaCGAAATATTTACCAAGTACTATTATTAGAGTTAACCTCATGCTCTCTCcttgtgttttttgtttctaaaaaaaaagaaaaaaaatccaattgttTAGTATAATTTGCCCAGTTccttttaaaagtttaaagtttTCGATCATGACTCTTTGGAACTTATAATCGTGGTAGCCCAAGACTTAAGACCCCTTTAAAAAAGGCTTCTAacctccttaaaaaaaaaaggactaaaaattgtaaagtgATAATAggaatattacaaaatttacaatataTCTAAATGAACTtagtatatttttttgtctcatttataatatgcaaatcaaaaccaaatattaataaatcatCCATATAGAGGCTATCGGGCTAACAAACATTTTAAGTTTCccaatatttttagttaaatgcATTTGTCACATTCATTTGACTTTtatccattgaattttcatgcCATTGTTTTGGGGACCTTGTTTAAGCCATATATTTCTCTAATTACATTACATACCTTGTTTTCTTGGCCAAGATCTATAAAGCCTTTAGTTTGGTCTaataaatttcttcttctaagtctccatttaaaaaaaaaaaatcatatttatatccaattgatgaattttcaaatcacATATTATAGCATTAGTAATTAGCAATATAATGCATGTAATCCTAGAAACCGGAGAAAatgtgtaaagaaaaaaaaatcaagatcatctttttgtttaaagctttttgcaacaattttagctttttgtaagtgtacaattgcacctggacccaaagacaattatgggctcaggcccaatgagccttaaacaatgaaatttgtagagtgtgggcttgaaatctagattagagggACTGAGTACTTGATGACAGGctatggtgtgcaaacacttataaataatgaatgataattgcagatggacctcctcggacgtgagccgaggactacttctgtattttttatctttctttctcaaagattacaattcttcatCCCCCTCCCTTCGTTACAGACtgccccccttaaatacttcttctgatgatgctttatccacgtgttgctcaaatctccacccctctagatatttcttctcttagtgcctttgaatagtaaccagaagtttcagttctactgttcagggatcacttccccattaatgcggttagggaggtaggtgcagagtctttaatgtggaggtggcagcctttgctcatgatatttttctaacaccggtgtatctagaaggttcagggtttcaccctcttaaccaacagtctttctgaaattctgccttgaccttcgtagtgaatctccgagttctcttgggtctgtccgaggagaaactcaccctcagacgtgtcctcggaccctcggcgtctgggccgattcgcagtactaacaaattcttagctcaagaacagatcggccctccttgctagagcccaaaggcccaaatgcctacttgggtccttttactccccacaatagcccctcaaaactctatttttcagcatccgaggagaaaaatagggttttgatccaacaagaacttaccccacacgtttgtaaataactgcgcgtgtggagatcgtttcgcgttccagagaatgccacttggcggttttaatttcaaaaacgcgcgcatttattaccgtaagttacaccttatCCCctacgttcaacggtgagatgagcatctaacggcccttgttaccccctaaaaatttgggcgggacgaatgcAATTTcaaggccgcttcccgcacgtcgtgacgctttggaaacctgcgccttcatttatttctttagaggctaatcccatcaaaacatcagtaatcaccttttctctgcagaaatccgtggaaactcgcacaacttcaaacttgtaagttcctattctttttctttaatctattctcctcggatcttgtcctcggctCCCACCTTAATCATTCTTTCCCTtaaaacttagtctttcgttccttcttgatgggtagatttaagtgtttagttgacaccgccgatgggatggaaggtttcagagccaaataccgtattcccaatgacgtaggtttaagatactgtccggcggaagccgtggctgggtctaggaaaacggaagaggttatcatccacatgattgccttcatagaaggtgggatgaccctccctatgagaagcgtgaccagggaatacctccgcaaccaccggttgtgtcctgaccagtgtgctcccaacgtctttagagtcttaggaagtgtcgatgctctaaatgagcagatgggtctgaaccttacctggcatgacgtcacctttatgtacgaatgccacaaactcactagggtaggctattatatcaaatcccgctctagcgtagttaggttgatcttcTGTCTAcccaaatccaataaaggcatgaaggacgactacctcatcgcctcaggcaactggcacaacggcctccactgcccagttgagtggggagatctaGGTGcgactccttaggatctaacttcccacTCCGTAACTCCACCTAACATCttaaaatgtgcatttgcatttacttaaGCGTCTAACTTTAGTTTAGTACATGTCCtacaaatctgaccatgttcgtttgttttggtgtctttctttgcagataaacaacacgtgcgatCTCGCTTGAGCCATTGTAACGTCACAGATTTGAACTGAGTATTACACTTAGAGGTGTTCGTcagtgaagacttacaacttagggcggctcacttgatattagggtacgaccctatctcctcggacttccaagagattgaGAACGCCATcgttgcgggtgaccggaggcgaagaaggattcacgtagccagaccacacttcttagccAACCATAACATTCCGGACGCCCCCTACACTGTATTGTACTCACAGCCCATTGCGGCAATCCCCCTCGCcacgcactctcaggcaacagtTGTCCCAGAGGAACAAGTGTCTtcgtcgaacacgttggacgaggagatagataaGTTTCAACTTGAGGACGTCCAAAGGCCTCGTGGAAACCCATTTGTCGTCCTCTCTGACGAAGAAGAGGAAGCCGCCGAGACCTCTGGGATAGCCggtctagtgatagcacgtccagacgacagctctATTGAAGTGGACATGGACGTGCTTAAGGACCTCCTGACCGCGAGAGGGGAGAAAGTTGCCAAAAAGGGGGCGAGAGGATCTCAAGTTCCCCCaaccttgccaccaccccctcttCTGGCCGACCCTAAGCCTCCGGCCGAAGAcccgaagaagaaaaggaaggtggaggccgagagggctggtggcgagaagcaaaagaagttgaaacagcagccaccgccggctcagcagcagaagctggacaagggcaaagggcgcgcccgttcagttgaaagcggCGAGATCAGAGACagggccgaggtgcgccgagcaccagctatgTGGTCTCCCGAACTGAGATTGGATGGAGCGCCAATTCCCCTCCAGTCCAACATCAGGttgttccaacaaggccatgccctccacctggccgaggcgttGAAGAGTCCTCTTCTGCTACCCAAGGACATAGAAGTCTTAGAGAAGATGAGCCAGGCTCAGCTGTTCCTTTTATTGAAAAGGGATTTAACTCTAGTAAGTTCCACCTCACACTTATACTCTAGgttcatttgtaaacacttcacCACATTTAACCCCCTGACATTTTTTTGCAAGCCATCCAAGAAATTTTCACGGCCAAGaaattcgtggaggattctcagaAGCAAGCTggaatggagcaagagctacgATAAGAGACAAaaaggtccctaggccaggccctagcagaaaatgggaagatcacatcgcagctggccgatctaaaaagagagaaagatggtgccgaggccagcttaaGGACGATGGAGAAataagtggaggggcaacgtaagcttctttGCCAAAAGGACGAtaagctctcccaagcccaacgGGCGAGCtttgacttggagaaggagcttaagtggatgaaggaggaggctcgcaccGACAAGCGCTCACTGGAGGCCGCTAAGCAGGCCAACTATCAGGAGGGAGTGACTGCAACGTAGGAACTGTTGACagaagcctttgcggccttgtgccgagagtactgtcaacaggtctggggagaggccttGAACGCAACAGGGGTTCCttaagcttccgagctgaggaagcctgagaatgtttggcttcccctagacatacaggagatagaagaccctcttgttgttgcctctcctgcccttcctcccgTG
This genomic interval carries:
- the LOC142620072 gene encoding uncharacterized protein LOC142620072, yielding MQKSFVLCRLFNHEEKSNKGGPAKSKPALSPVSSVLEVQAESHQTSNQSCYAEISDQMMYNVTELVQCNNDNDHHEAYVADDQAEGVDLSDGDIELLMGAFYVPPEDPPSSLSLTTTDVSTPITVKSSHKETQSEPTLAPASQELPEQAEYHPINCITRFDDVAPLACKDDYNANAAENQAAEVNTTEVDLDLDMDKAFEGFYIPPPGPVDCNLFSPSTLTPVTAVSYSTTAEASLEAQSMRVPASVSPELGSEADNYRTSFRCLPEEISDGITTKTVVPIEYNGYKTYVAKNQVAEVTSDEVEAGSNMFPDTPQPLGYDMLSPLHSHMQAELGSSRIPYPFTNDLNSGYWRVHHQDIAFDDGTLKNMVSDKDNGSCSGSDANLLFAFEDPEWVSLDEIFNPEVSSGLLKSGSSLGGSAGSDHRI